One Paenibacillus sp. SYP-B4298 genomic window, TGCATCGTGCAGTACCAGGCGCTGCCCAAGCTTGTGCAGCAGTTGAACCGGCAGATCGGCCGTATAGGCAGGGAGATGGAGCGGCGCGGTGGAGACGATGCGCTTGTGCTCTCGATCTTTTCCACGATGGGGGGGATGGGCAAGACCACCTTGGCGGTCAATCTGGCGAAGGAGGCGGCGGAGCAAGGCAAGCGGGTGTTCTACTTCAATCTGGAGCCTTATAATGCCTCGTCGCTCTATCTGCAAGAGCAGCAGGGCGATAGCGAGGAGAATCTATCGCGTCTGCTCTATGTGCTGCAAGCTCAGCCTCAGCAGGCGAGCCGACAGCTTGCGTCCAGCATTAGACATGATGTGGCGCTGGGGATCGATTATTTCGCGCCTGCTGCAAGCCCGGAGGAGCGGCTGAAGCTGTCGCCCAGACTGGCGTTAGCTGTGCTGTCGGAGCTGGTGTCGTCCGGTCGGTATGAGTTGATTATTCTGGACCTCGATTCCCGCTTGGATGAGGTTGCGTCCGAGCTGATGGGGGCTAGCCATCTGCCGCTGTGGCTCACTGGCGGCGATGCGACAAGCCGGGCCAAGCTGGAGCTGATGCTGCAGCATGGGAGGTCGCGCTGGGGAGGCGCCTTTGCTGCAATCGAGCACAAGCTGAGGACGCTGCAGGTGTACAGCCTCCAGCCTGGTCGCAAGGCGCATCTGCTGCCGGGAGCTGCTCAGCACGCGGAGGGGACAGCGGAGACGGAGATTTCCTTGCCTTATATATCGGAATGGCGGAACCATCATGACCCGCTGCAGCTTCTGCAATCGCCGTTATATCGTGGGACGGTGCAACGCATCATCAGACATTGGCTATGGCCGGAAGGAGGGAGGGCGGATGCTGGAGAGAGCGGCGCATTCGTTGCGAGAGCGCGTCAGGCAGCAGATTGATCTTGGCGGCTCGGTCTCGGATCAGAGCCTGATGAGCATCATTGAGCGCACGGTATTCGACTGGTGCAAGGAACAGGCGCAGCCGCTCACCTCCAGTGAACAGGTGGCGCTCGTGCGCAGGCTGT contains:
- a CDS encoding nucleotide-binding protein, coding for MRTYSLIVAAREQEYVRRLAEYMRDSPAASGWQVTACTKPQSLRQYIKSGYPADLLLIQPEFQAEIDDVTGRDMPIVLLVPYTMDAGLPCIVQYQALPKLVQQLNRQIGRIGREMERRGGDDALVLSIFSTMGGMGKTTLAVNLAKEAAEQGKRVFYFNLEPYNASSLYLQEQQGDSEENLSRLLYVLQAQPQQASRQLASSIRHDVALGIDYFAPAASPEERLKLSPRLALAVLSELVSSGRYELIILDLDSRLDEVASELMGASHLPLWLTGGDATSRAKLELMLQHGRSRWGGAFAAIEHKLRTLQVYSLQPGRKAHLLPGAAQHAEGTAETEISLPYISEWRNHHDPLQLLQSPLYRGTVQRIIRHWLWPEGGRADAGESGAFVARARQAAD